The DNA window CGGGCTTCGGCGACCGCCTTCTCGGCGCGGTTCTGACGGTAGCCGAGGTTGACCAGGGCCGAAACCAGTCCATCGTCGGCCCCCATCGGCAGCGGCTCGGCGGTTTCGATGCCGACGTCCCGCACCTTGTCGCGCAATTCCAAGATCATGCGCTCGGCGGTCTTCTTGCCGACCCCGGGGATGCCGTTGAGCTTGACCAGGTCACCGCCGGCGATGGCGATCACGAGATCTCCCGGCGCCATGCCCGACAGCGCCACCCGGGCCAGCCGCGGCCCGATGCCGGAGACTCCGATCAACAGCTCGAAGAGCTGGCGTTCCGTATCGGTCCAGAATCCGAACAGCGAGAGATCGTCCTCCCGCACGTGGGTGTGGATATGGAGGCTGACCTCGGCGTCGCCGCCGAGGCGTTCGATCTCGTAGTAGGTGGAGACGGGGATGTGGACGCGATAGCCCACACCCCCGGTGTCGAGGACGACCGACTCCGGGCTCTTACTGAGCAGCCGACCCCGCAGATAGGCGATCAGGAGACGATCACCCGCTGACCTCGACCAAGCCGAGGTCCTCCTGGAGCTGGCGCGAGTAGGAGATATCGGACTCCAAACGTCGCTGCTGAAGGAGCGACGAGAGGAGCTGGCCGAGCTCCTGATTCTCGAGCCGGGCCCGGGTGCCGGAGCGCGCCTCCTCGAAGGCCGCCGCATCGTAGACGACGCGATCCGTGACCTCGAACAGCACGGCCCCCTGGTTGGTGCCGTAAGGACCGTCGACGGCGCCGACATCGAGACCCATGGCGGCCTCGGCGATGCGCGGACTGAAGCCGAGCCCTTCGACCACCCCACCGGTGCCGAAGGAATCGCTCTCTTCGACCGTCAGACCGAGGTCTTCGGCCACTGCATCGAGGGTCTTGTCGCCACCTTCGATGTCAGCTTTGGCGGCAGCGATGCGATCCATCGCGAGCTGCTGACGCTTTTCCTTCTCGGCGGCGGCCCGTACCTTGGTCTCGACCTCGACCAGCTCCGGGGCGCGCGGCTCGAGCACCTCCCGCACCAGCGGCAGGGCCCAACCCCGGGGCACCTTGATCGGATCTCCGATCGCCCCGGTGGCGAGCTCGAAGACCGCCGTCATGAACTCCGGCGCCCGCCCGAGACCGGGAATCAGATCCTCCTGGCCGAAGGGCTCCGGCGAGTTGATCGAGACCGCCGCCTCGTCCTCGGCGAGGGCGGTGAGGGCGTCGAGATTGACGCTTCCGGCCTCGCCGAGCTGAGCCGTCAGCTCGGTGGCCTTCTGCTCCGAGGCTGACACCACCTGCTCCGAGAGCAGCTTGCTGCGAATCCGCGCCTGCACCTTGTCGAACTCCTGCAGGCCGGCGTCGAGACGGCCGGTGACCTCGAGCAGATGCACACCGAAGGGCGTTTCGATCGGCCCGATGAGCTCGCCCTGGGGCGACTCGAAGGCGGCCTTCTCGAACTCTGGCGTCATACGGCCCCGGCCGAAGAAGCCGAGATGACCGCCGCGACCGGCACTGCCGGGATCGTCGCTGGTGTCGGAGGCGACCTGAGCGAAGCCCTCGCCGCCCTCGATGCGCGCCCGAATCGCCTCGAGCTCGACCTTGGCCTGATCGAGATCGCGCTCGTCACTGGTACGCAGCAGAATGTGCCGGGCCTGCACCTGCTCTTCCTGCGTGAACTCGTCGGGGTTGGCGTCGTAGTAGGCGCGCACCGCGTCATCCTCGACGGTGACCTCATTGCGCATCCGACCGTTGTCGACCAGCAGAAAAGAGACCCGCCGCCGCTCACCGAAGCGGAAGTCCTCGGGGTTCGCCTCGAGGTAGGCCTTGAGCTCCTCGCGGGTCGCCCTGCCCTCTTCCTTCAGGGTGTTCTCGGGCAGCATCAGGTAGCGGATCGAAGCCCGCTCGGTCTGCTCTCGGTAGGACTTCTCGACCGCCTCGTCGGGAATGTAGAGGCTCTCCGCCAGCACCCGGTTGAGACGCTCCAGGGTGATCTGCTGACGCAGGTCGTCCTCGAAGGCCTCCGGCGAGATGCGGCTGCGGTCGAGAATCGACAGGTACTCCTCGCTACCGACGAAGTTGCCCTGGTCGTCCTGCAGCCAGGGGATGTCGAGCACGGCGTCGCGAACCTCCTGGTTCGACACCCGGATGCCGAGCTTGTCGGCCTCGCGCAGCAGCAGCCGGCGATCGACCACCTGCTGCAGGGCCTGCTGTGGCAGACGAAGCTGCTCGGCGAGCTCGGACGAGTACTGGTCGCCATAGATCTGGCGGAAGCGCTGCTCCAGGTTGCGGTACTGGGAGCGGAACTCGTCGAAACCGATCTCTTCGCCGTTGACCACCGCGGCGGCGGTGTTGTTGCCAGCCAGACCACGACCCGCGGAGCCGAAGTCGACGAACACGAACAGAATGAAGACCGCGATCACGAGCCAGAGGATCCAGCTGAGGTACTTGAGGTTGTCGCGGAAGACCTTGAGCATTAGGGGACTCCTTTCACCCCGGAACGGGGGGCGAAGACTTTACCAAGGGGCTTCGAGCCCCGGCAAGACGAAGCGCTTCGCGAGAAGCTTCGATGGCCGCGATATATAGTCGTCTTTCTCAGTCTGCGGCCGGCGAGAACGCCGGTAGGACCAGGGCCCGCCATGAGCCAAGACCGCAAATCGCACCCCACCCTGCATGTGCAGCGCCGATGGTACACGTTGTCGGTGGATTCGCTGCGCGGCTGGGCGATTTTCTTCTTTCTCGTCGCCCTCGTCGCGGTCTCCTTGGTGGGCTATCGCCAATGGGAAGAGTACGCCCGTCGCTGGGAGGCTGCGGACCTCATCGCCGAAGCCAGCGGGCTGGCCACCAAGGTCAACGCCCACGAAGGCATGTCGCGTTTCCGCGGCGAGTACGAGACCGGCCTGCGCTATCTGCAGGAGGCGCGACGCGCCCAGGCGGTGGAGAACTACCGCAAAGCAGTGACCTCGGGCCTGCTGAGCCGCAACGTCCTGCGCGCCATCCTCGAGCCCCTCGAGCGCTCCGTGGAGCGCGGTGAAGCGAGCTTCATCGCGGTGCAGGGCAACGTCGAGTTCCGGCGCGGCGAGACCGGCGAATGGCAGGGAGCGCGCTCCCGCATTCCGCTGCGCTCGGGCGACTACGTGCGCACCTCCAACGATGGCTCGGCGGAAATCCTGTTCGACGACGGCACTCTCTACACGGTCAGCGCCAACACCTCCTTCATCGTCTCCCGGCAGCGGGCCAGCGGTGACGAATCGCGCTCCATCGACATGCAGTACGGCTGGGTCAACCTCAACACCGCCAGTCAGCCGGCGGTGGTCACCACGCCGTCCGCCTCGGCGCGCGTCGAGGAGGCTTCGGAGGCCTACGTCAGCTACCAGGAGTCCACCGGCCAGGCGCGCTTCGGCGCCTTCCGCGGCCGCGTCGAAGTGGCCACCGAGGGCGGCGACAGCCAGGACCTCGAAGAGCTCGAGCAGGTCCAGCAGGTCAACGACCGGCTGAGCTCGACGCAGAGCCTGCCGGGCCGCAGCGAGCCGCTGGCACCGCAGGACAACTTCCAGCTCGACTCGGACCGCGAACGCGAGATCCTGCTCACCTGGGCGAACGTCGAAGGCGCCGCGCGCTACGCCCTGCAGGTGTCCCGCAACTCCCTGTTCGTCGACAACGTGATCGACGTCGACGACCGCTCGCGGCCACGGGCACGGCTCGGAATTCGAGGCGGCGGCAGCTTCCAGTGGCGGGTCGCCGCCATCTCCCGCGGCGGCTTCCTCGGACCCTGGAGCCCACCGCGCCGATTCCGCATCTCGTCCCTCTCCCAGGACAGCCTGGAGAAAGACGAAATTCCACCGCTATTGGAGCTCGAAAAAGCCAGTGCCTACGGTAATATCGTGCTCATCGGTGGAAGGACCGAGCCGGGGGCCGTCGTCGAGATCGACGGGGAGCCGATTCAAGCAGCCGCCGACGGCTCCTTCTTCAAGACTATCCAGCTCGCCAACGAGGGTTGGAGCTTTATCCAGGTCCGGGCGCGTGACGTCTGGGGCAACGAAACCGCCAAGCGTCAACGCGTATTCGTCGAGCCCCTCTAGCGCTTCGCAACCGCTCGCCGTGACCCCGGGGTCGGGCCCTGCTCTGCCCTCGACGCTTCAAAGGAAGACCCATGCCGCTCGCATCGCTGCTGCGCCATTTCTCGAAGGATCTCGCCATCGATCTGGGCACCGCCAACACCCTGGTGTTCGCCCGCAATCAGGGCATCGTCGTCCGCGAGCCCTCGGTGGTGGTGATCAACAAGCTCACCAATCGCATCGAGGCGGTGGGAGCCGAGGCCAAGCAGATGCTCGGCCGCACCCCGGGCAATATCGAGTCCATCCGCCCCATGAAGGACGGCGTGATCGCCGACTTCGAGGTCACCGAGCGCATGCTCGAGTACTTCATCAAGAAGGCACACGGGCGCAAGATGTACGTTCATCCGCGCATCGTGATCGGCGTGCCTTCGGAGATCACCCAGGTGGAGAAGCGCGCCGTCAAGGACTCGGCGATGCGCGCCGGCGCCTCGGAGGTCTTCCTGGTGGAGCAGGCGATGATGGCGGCGATCGGTGCCGGCCTGCCGATCACCGAGCCTTCCGGCAACATGATCGTAGACATCGGGGGCGGCACCACCGACGTCGCCGTCATCTCCCTCGCCGGCACCGTCTACAGCCGCTCCGTGCGCATCGCCGGCAACGAGATGGACGAAGCGGTGATCCAGCACCTGAAGCGCAAGTACAACCTGTTGATCGGTGAGCGCACCGCCGAGCAGATCAAGTGGGAGCTCGGCTCCGCCTATCCCCTGAAGGACGAGATCCGCATGGAGATCAAGGGTCGCGACCTGGTCGAAGGGGTTCCCAAGACCTTGATGATCAGCGACGAGGAGATTCGCGACGCCCTCGCCGAGCCGGTGGCCACCATCGTCGACGCGGTGCGCATGGCCCTCGAGCGCACTCCGCCGGAGCTCTCCGCCGACATCATGGACAAGGGCATCGTGCTCTCCGGCGGCGGCGCCCTGCTGCGCAACCTCGATCAGCGCCTGCGCGAGGAGACCGGTCTGCCGGTGGTGCTGGCGGAAGATCCCCTGGCTTCGGTGGTGCTCGGCACCGGTCGCCTGCTGTCGGACTTCGACCTGCTGCGCAAAGTCTCGATTCGATGATCGGCACCGTCACCGCCTCGTCGTCCGGCGACTGACCCGTGGACGAACGCCGCACCGCCTGGTTACTGGTCTTCGTGGTGGCGGCGCAGCTTCTCCTGCTGGCTCTGCAGGCACCTTCGCGCAGCGCCGGCGACAACTTTCTCGAAGGCTTGGTATTGCGTCTGGTGGCGCCGATCCCGCGCGGCGTCTCGGCGGTCAGCGCTCGGGCGGCGCGCTTTCTCGAGGGTCTGCGCCGCCAGTCCGAGATCATCCACCGCAATCGCGATCTGCGGCGCGAGATCGAGCAGCTCGAGATCGAGGTCACCCGGTTGCGGCAGGTCGAGTCGGACCTCGCCGCCCTTTCGCTGGCCCTGCAGTACGAACGTCCCCCGGGTCTCGAGCTGTCGGTGGCGGATGTCGTGTTCCTCGACCGCAGCAACTGGCTGCGCAGCCTGATCCTGTACGTCGGCGAAACCCCGGTCGAGATCAACCAGGCGGTGATCACCAGCGCCGGACTACTCGGTCGCATCGTGCAAGTGGCACCGCCCTACGCCAAGGTCCAGCTGATCACCGACCAGACCGCCGCCGTCGGCGCCATGATCGAGCGCACCCGACGCCAGGGCGTGGTGCGCAGCGGTGCCAGCGGCCTCGAGCTCGACTTCCTACCCTTGCGCGCCGACATCCAAGAAGGGGATCAGGTACTGACCTCGGGCATCGACGGCGTCTTCCCGCGCGGCATCCCGATCGGCACCGTTTCCGACGTCTCGCCGGGGGACGACCTCTTCTACCGCATCCGGCTGTCGGCGGCGGTCGATCCCGACCGTCTCGATCAGGTCTACCTGCTGGCCCCTTCGCCGCTGCCGGAAGAAATCCTGGAGGAGGGTTCCAGTGCGCCCTAGCCGCTACCTCGCCGCCCTGGTGATCGTTCTCCTGGTGCACTCGATCGCCTTGCGATTGGCGCCCTCGCTGGTGGTCTACCTCGACTTCTTCGCCATTTTGGTGGTGCTCAACGGCCTCGACGGGGACTCCCTCGGCGGGCTCCTCGGCGGCCTGGTGGCGGGCCTGATCCAGGACTCTCTGACGGTCGGCCTGTTCGGCCTCTATGGCTGCGCCAACACCTTGATCGGCTACGCCGCCGCCAAGGTGGTGCAGCGGCTGGTCATCGAGCGCGCCATCGGGGTTTTGCCGTTGGTCGCCGGTGCGGTGCTGGCGCAACAGCTCATCGTGCTCGGCCTGACCGCCATCCTGCTGCCCTCACCGCCATTCCCGGCCCCTCTGGTACTGCTCCTCAAGGCGGTGGCCTGCGGTATCTTGGGTTCGCTGCTCTACTCCCTCGCCGGCTGGTGGCGAGGCAGCTCCGACCGACGCCGAAGGCGACGCATGGATCGCCTGCAGATGGGATGAGCCAGAGAACCGACATGCGCGCCGTCCGGGAGCACCGCGAGGTGCTGCTCATCCGCGTGCGGGCGCTCACCGTCTTGGTGGTCACGGTGATCACCTTGATCACCGGCAGCTACTGGTACCACCAACTGGTGCGCGGTGCCCACTACGCCAACTTGGCGGACAACAACCGACTCCGCAAGCTCTCGATCCGCGCCCCCCGCGGCCTGATCTTCGACCGCCACGGCAAAGTGCTGGTGGAGAACATCCCGAGCTACGACCTGATGCTCGATCGCAGCCGCGCCGACGACATCGCCGCCAGCCTGGTGTTCGCCGCCGGCGTCCTCGAGCGGCCGGTGGAGCGCCTCGCCGCCGAGCTCGAGAAAGCCAGCAACCGACCCGACTTCGTGCCCGTGCCGGTGGCCGGCAACCTGACCCTGGCGCAGGTCGCCCAGATGAGCGTCACCGGCCGCGAGCACCCCGAGTTCGAAATTCGCGCCCGGCCGCTGCGCCTTTATCGCCATGGCCCCCAGACCGCCCACGTGCTCGGTTACATCGGCCACGTTTCGAAGCAGGACCTCGCCACCCAGCCGGGCTTTCTCCCCGGCGACCGCATCGGCAAGGACGGCATCGAGCAAACCTACGACAGCGCCCTGCGCGGCGGCGCCGGTCAACAGGTGGTGGTGGTCGACAGCCGCGGCAAGTCGCTGCAGGAACAGCATCGCAAGCCCGCCGACCCGGGCCAGGACCTCCACCTCACGCTCGACCTGCGGTTGCAGCAGGCGGCGGAAGAGCTGATGCGCGACCGCACCGGTGCGGTGGTCGCCCTCGATCCGCGCAACGGCGAGATCCGGGCGATGGTGTCGTCGCCGCCCTTCGACCCCAACCAGTTCGCCCGCGGCCTCGGTGCCAAGCAGTGGCAGGCTCTTCTCGACGATCCCCAAGATCCGCTGCAGAACCGCACCGTTCGCAACTCCTACGCCCCCGGCTCGGTGTTCAAGATCATCATGGCCTTCGCTGGCCTGCAGGAAGGCGTGATCAACGAGAGCGAACGGGTCTACTGTCGCGGCTCGGCCACCATCTACGGCCACCGCTTCGGCTGCGACCGTCGCTCCGGCCACGGTTGGGTCAACCTGCGAGAGGCCATCGAGCGGTCTTGCAATGTCTACTTCTACCACCTCGGTCAGACCCTCGGCATCGAGACCATCGCCCGCTACGCCCGCGCCTTCGGCATGGGTACCGCCACCGGAGTCGACCTCTCCGGCGAGAAGGTCGGTCTGGTGCCCGACAACGCCTGGAGCGAGAAAACCCGCGGCACCCGCTGGTACGCCGGCGAGACCATTTCGGTGGCCATCGGCCAGGGCCCGCTGCTGGTCACCCCGCTGCAGACCGCTCGCCTGATGGCGGCGGTCGCCAACGGTGGCGCCCTGGTGCGCCCCCATCTCGTCCGCGGCGCCTTCGGCGAAGAGCCGCCACCGCGCCTGCCGGGCTCGATGCGCTGGCTCGACCCCATCCGTGACGGGCTCAGAGCGGTGGTCAACGCCCCCACCGGCACCGCCTACTGGAACGCCCGCCTCGCCGACGTCGAGGTCGCCGGCAAGACCGGCACCGTGCAGGTGATCTCGCGCGCCAAGGTGGATGGCGAGCTGAGCGGCAATCTGCGCAACCACGGCTGGTTCGCTTCCTTCGCCCCGGCGGACGACCCGCAGCTGGTGATCGTGGTGTTCGCCGAACACGGTGAGAGCGGCTCCTCCGGTGCCGCCCCGATCGCCAAGGCCCTCTATGAAGAGTTCTTCGCGAGCCGCGCTGGGACTGCCTGAGGAACGGCGCACCTTCGCCGGTGCGTCGCGGGTGGACAGCGGCCTGCTGGCCGCCACCCTCTTGCTCGCCGCCATCGGCCTGGCGACGGTGCAATCAGCGAGCGCCGAGCTCAGCATCGACTACCTGCCGCGGCAGGCCGTCTGGGTCGGTCTGGGCCTGGTGCTGCTGCTGGTCACCTTGGCGATCGATTACCACGACCTGGTGGACTTCTCGCCCTTTTTCTACCTCGGCGGGCTCGCCTTGCTGGTGGTGGTCCTGATCTTCGGCGAAGGCCCCGGCGGCACCCGTTCCTGGCTCACCATCGGGGGTGTTCGGCTGGGCCAGCCGGCGGAGTTCGCCAAGCTCACCACCGCCCTGTTCCTGGCCCGCTACCTGGCCTCCGCCGGTGAGCGCCACCTCGACCTGCGCCAGATCGCCACCGCCTGCGCCATCGTCGGTATGCCGATGGCCTTGATCGCCCTCCAGCCGGACCTCGGCAGCGCCGCCATGTTCGTGCCCCTGGCCGCCGGCATGATGCTGATCGCCGGCCTTCGCCTGCGCTTTCTGATCGCCACCGCCCTGGTGGTGCTCGCCCTCGGAGCGGTGGGCTGGCACTTCGGCATGAAGGACTATCAGCAGGAGCGGGTGATCACTTTCCTATCCCCCGAAAGCGATCCCCTCGGTGCCGGCTACCAGGTGCAGCAGAGCAAGATCGCCGTCGGCTCCGGCGAGCTCACCGGCAAAGGCTACGGCCAGGGCACCCAGAGCCAGCTGCGCTTCCTGCCAGCCCGCCACACCGACTTCGTGTTCGCCGTGCTGGCCGAAGAATGGGGCTTCTTCGGCGTCGCGGTCGTTCTCGGCCTCTACCTGCTCTACATGGTGAGTGCCCTGCGCATCGCCCTGCGAGCGCGCGATCGCGGCGGCATCCTGCTGGTGGTCGGCCTGATCTCCCTGCTCGGCTTCCACGTCGCCTACAACACCGCCATGGTGGTCGGCCTGCTGCCGATCACCGGCATCCCGCTGCCCTTTCTCTCCTACGGCGGCTCCTTCACCCTGATCAACTTCATCGCCACCGGCCTGATCCTGGGCATCGACCTGCGCCGCTACGTCAATCGTTAGAGGCCAAAGTCAGGGGTACAATTCGGCCGACCGGCGACGTGGTAATTCGTCACAGTGATTCGCCACAGTGCCGCCCCGGAGTGAGGAGACGACGCCCCTTGGCCAACAAAATGCTCGTTGAGAGCGATCCCCACCAAACTCGTATCGCGGTGCTCGAGGACGATCGCCTGACGGAGATCTTCGTCGAGCGCAAGCGCCACCGGGGTCTGGTGGGCAACGTCTACAAGGGACGGGTGACCCGTGTTTTGCCTGGCATGCAGGCGGCCTTCGTCGACATCGGCCTCGAGCGTGACGCCTTTCTCTATGTCAGCGACGTGGTGGAGAACGTCGACGCGGTGGAAGGCCTGGATCTGGCGCAGGAAGATGTTCACGATCTGACGGCGCCGGAGGACCTCTCGATCGACGATCTCCTCAAGGCCGGCCAGGAAATCATCGTGCAGGTGGTGAAGGACCCCTTGCCCAACAAGGGAGCCCGCATCAGCACCCACGTCACCCTGCCCGGACGCTATCTGGTGCTGCTGCCCACGGTCCGCCACTTCGGGGTGTCGCGCCGCATCGAAGAAGAGGACGAGCGCAATCGCCTGATCGAGCTCCTCGAGGGGCTGCCGCCGGCGAGCGGCGGCTTGATCGTCCGCACCGTCGGCGAAGGGCGCGAGCGGGATGACTTCACCAGCGACCTCGACTACCTCAACTCGCTCTGGCACCGGGTGCGCTCGCGGGCCTCGAAGGTTTCCGCACCGACCCTGCTGCATCGCGACCTCGACCTCGCCCTACGGGTGGTGCGGGATGTCGTGACCCAAGACTTCACGGTGCTGTGGGTGGACGGCGAAGAGACCTACGAGCGCATCGTCGAGTTTCTCGACCAGGTGCAGCCGCGCCTGGTCGGCAAGGTCAAGCTCTATGGCCAGGACTCGTCCCTGTTCGAGCAGTTCGGCATCGAGACCCAGATCGAGGCCGCCCTGCGCAGCAAGGTCTGGCTCAAGTCCGGCGGCTACATCGTGATCAATCCCACCGAGGCACTGGTGGCGATCGACGTCAACACCGGTCGCTTCGTCGGGCAGCGGAACCTCGAGGACACGGTGCTCAAGACCAACCTCGAGGCGGTGCGCGAGATCGTCCGCCAGATTCGCCTGCGCGACCTCGGCGGCATTCTGGTGATCGACCTCATCGACATGGTCGAAGCGGAGCACCGCGAAGAGGTCTTCGCCCTGCTCGAGACCGAGCTCCACAAGGATCGCGCCAAGACCAAGGTGCTGTCGATCTCGGAGTTCGGCCTGGTCGAGATCACCCGCAAGCGCAGCCGCGCCAATCTCCAGCGACTGCTCACCCAACCGTGCCCCCATTGCAGCGGCTCGGGACGCATCCAGTCGCTCTCGACCATCTGCCTCAAGCTACGCCGGGAAGTGCTCAAGGTGGTCACCGGAGCCGCCGGCTCGGAGCTGCTGTTACGCGTCCACCCGGACGTTGCCCAGGCGCTGCAGGCGGATGAGCTGTCGATCCTCTCGGAACTCGAGCGCGAGCTCGGTGGCCGCATCCTGCTGCAGAGCGACCCCGAGCTGCACCAGGAAAACTTCAACGTGACGGAAGTCTAGTCCGACCCTCTCACCGACTTTCAGCGCCAATCCGTATGTCCCCGAATCTGCTGCGGCCGACCGCTGACGCCCATCTCCGAAAACCGGCAAACCTGATGAAGGGATTGGACTGACCGTGGCGGCGCCACCGGCCTCTGCCGTGGCCGATTTCGGCGAGCCCTTCGAGGTGGAGGGCTTCGAAGGCCGGGTCGCGTCCGCCTACCAGCCCGCCGACCTGGCGGCGACGGTGGCCCACGCCCTCGATCCGGCGGCGGCCATCGAAACCCTTCACTGGGGGCGCAACTACCTCTACCGAACCCTTTTCGAGACCGCCGACGGCAGCGTCGAGGTGGTGGTCAAGCAGTTCCGCAATGCCAGCCGCCGGCAGCGCCTCGATCGTCGAATCAAAGGCAGCAAGGCGGAGCGCAGCTGGCGAACGGCGGTGGCCTTCGGCGCCGCCGGCCTGTTGACCCCGGAGCCGGTGCTCCTCGCCGAGTCGAAGCGCCCGGACGGTCCCTCTTTCTATCTCTGCCGCTACCTCGGCGAAGTGGTCGAGGCGCGCTACTTCTTCCGCGCCCGCAATGTCGGTGAGGAAGGCCAGGAGTTTCCCCACCTCGACCCGGAGGCGGTCCTCACCGGCCTCGGCCAGAGCCTGCGGCGAATGCACGATGCCGGCTTCCTGCATCGCGACATGTCGAGTGGCAATGTCCTGATCGAGCCGCGGCGAGGCGACGGCGAAGGCCCGAACCTGGCCTTTCACATCATCGACCTCAACCGCACCCGCCGCCTCGCCTCCCTGTCGGACCGTCAGCGCAGCCGCGACCTCAGCCGCCTGATGATCTT is part of the Acidobacteriota bacterium genome and encodes:
- a CDS encoding Rne/Rng family ribonuclease; this translates as MANKMLVESDPHQTRIAVLEDDRLTEIFVERKRHRGLVGNVYKGRVTRVLPGMQAAFVDIGLERDAFLYVSDVVENVDAVEGLDLAQEDVHDLTAPEDLSIDDLLKAGQEIIVQVVKDPLPNKGARISTHVTLPGRYLVLLPTVRHFGVSRRIEEEDERNRLIELLEGLPPASGGLIVRTVGEGRERDDFTSDLDYLNSLWHRVRSRASKVSAPTLLHRDLDLALRVVRDVVTQDFTVLWVDGEETYERIVEFLDQVQPRLVGKVKLYGQDSSLFEQFGIETQIEAALRSKVWLKSGGYIVINPTEALVAIDVNTGRFVGQRNLEDTVLKTNLEAVREIVRQIRLRDLGGILVIDLIDMVEAEHREEVFALLETELHKDRAKTKVLSISEFGLVEITRKRSRANLQRLLTQPCPHCSGSGRIQSLSTICLKLRREVLKVVTGAAGSELLLRVHPDVAQALQADELSILSELERELGGRILLQSDPELHQENFNVTEV